One window from the genome of Acuticoccus sp. I52.16.1 encodes:
- a CDS encoding Do family serine endopeptidase — protein MGLNIATGKRRTAALLAGTFLMGAAGAAVMDGAGTTPALAQNLSEQVPSAVQNNAPSFADIVDRVSPAVVSIQVKSRANPRLSNFRGFEGSPFDFFEQFEERFGRGDRDNDRRFGQRPDRRGGRQFSMGQGSGFLISADGYVVTNGHVVDDAEEVTVILNDGETHEAEVIGVDEKTDLALVKIEGKHDFPFVSFATQETRVGDWVMAVGNPFGLGGSVTAGIVSARGREIGAGPYDDFLQIDAPINRGNSGGPTFNLAGNVVGVNTAIYSPSGGSVGIGFAIPASIVEDVIADLRDDGNVTRGWLGVQIQTITPELAESIGRNSVAGALVTEPQDGSPAMTAGIEPGDAIVAVDGETVDSPRGLARTISAKEPGSTVAITVWRDGKEQKVDVVLGTLGDTETADRDRGDDRGQGNDQQETSELLGMTLVPARQTGLDSDGLAVISVEPGSAAAEAGIRSGDIILQASGEDVADQSDFESGMDMARSEGRSNVFLRIQSGQNARYVAVPVDEERG, from the coding sequence ATGGGATTGAACATCGCCACCGGTAAGCGTCGCACCGCCGCGCTTCTCGCCGGGACGTTCCTGATGGGCGCGGCCGGCGCCGCGGTGATGGACGGTGCGGGCACCACGCCGGCCCTGGCCCAGAACCTCTCCGAGCAGGTTCCGAGCGCGGTGCAGAACAACGCGCCGAGCTTCGCCGATATCGTCGACCGCGTCAGCCCCGCGGTCGTGTCGATCCAGGTCAAGAGCCGGGCCAACCCGCGGCTCTCCAATTTCCGCGGCTTCGAAGGCTCCCCGTTCGACTTCTTCGAGCAGTTCGAGGAGCGCTTCGGTCGCGGTGACCGCGACAACGACCGCCGCTTCGGTCAGCGTCCGGACCGCCGCGGCGGCCGCCAGTTCTCGATGGGGCAGGGTTCCGGCTTCCTGATCTCGGCCGACGGCTACGTCGTCACCAACGGCCACGTCGTCGACGATGCCGAGGAAGTCACCGTCATCCTCAACGACGGTGAGACGCACGAGGCCGAGGTGATCGGCGTCGACGAGAAGACCGACCTCGCGCTCGTCAAGATCGAGGGCAAGCACGACTTCCCGTTCGTCTCCTTCGCCACGCAGGAAACGCGGGTCGGCGACTGGGTGATGGCGGTCGGCAACCCGTTCGGCCTCGGCGGCTCGGTCACCGCGGGCATCGTCTCCGCGCGCGGCCGTGAGATCGGCGCCGGCCCCTACGACGACTTCCTGCAGATCGACGCGCCGATCAACCGCGGCAACTCCGGCGGTCCGACCTTCAACCTCGCCGGCAACGTGGTGGGTGTGAACACGGCCATCTACTCGCCCTCCGGCGGCTCGGTCGGCATCGGCTTCGCCATCCCCGCCTCGATCGTCGAGGACGTGATCGCGGACCTGCGGGACGACGGCAACGTCACGCGCGGCTGGCTCGGCGTGCAGATCCAGACGATCACGCCGGAGCTGGCCGAGAGCATCGGCCGCAACTCCGTCGCCGGCGCGCTGGTGACCGAGCCGCAGGACGGCAGCCCCGCCATGACCGCCGGCATCGAGCCGGGCGACGCCATCGTCGCGGTCGACGGCGAGACGGTCGACAGCCCGCGCGGCCTCGCCCGCACGATCTCGGCCAAGGAACCGGGTTCGACGGTGGCGATCACCGTGTGGCGCGACGGCAAGGAGCAGAAGGTCGACGTCGTCCTCGGCACGCTGGGCGACACGGAGACGGCCGACCGTGACCGCGGCGACGACCGCGGCCAGGGCAACGACCAGCAGGAGACGTCCGAGCTTCTGGGCATGACGCTGGTCCCGGCACGCCAGACCGGCCTCGACAGCGACGGCCTCGCCGTCATCAGCGTCGAGCCGGGCAGCGCGGCGGCCGAGGCGGGCATCCGCTCGGGCGACATCATTCTGCAGGCCAGCGGCGAAGACGTCGCCGACCAGTCCGACTTCGAGAGCGGCATGGACATGGCCCGCAGCGAGGGACGCAGCAACGTGTTCCTGCGCATCCAGTCCGGCCAGAATGCCCGCTACGTCGCGGTGCCCGTCGATGAAGAGCGCGGTTAA
- a CDS encoding response regulator transcription factor — protein MKVLIVEDDAEAARYLARGLTEAGHACDTAGDGEDGLEMALASDYDVLIVDRMLPKRDGLSLIQTLRDKDKHVPILVLSALAQVDDRVKGLRAGGDDYLTKPYAFTELLARIEALARRKQTAEFEAVYRVGDLELDRLSHTVTREGKTIVLQPREFRLLEYLMRHAGQVVTRTMLLENVWDYHFDPQTNVIDVHISRLRGKIDKSFKSPLVHTVRGAGYVIRADAE, from the coding sequence ATGAAGGTACTGATCGTCGAGGATGATGCCGAAGCCGCGCGCTATCTCGCCCGCGGCCTGACCGAAGCCGGCCATGCCTGCGACACCGCCGGCGACGGTGAGGACGGTCTCGAGATGGCGCTCGCCTCGGACTACGATGTTCTGATCGTCGACCGCATGTTGCCCAAGCGGGACGGCCTGTCGCTGATCCAGACGCTGCGCGACAAGGACAAGCATGTGCCGATCCTCGTCCTGTCGGCGCTGGCGCAGGTCGACGATCGGGTGAAGGGGCTGCGGGCGGGCGGGGACGATTACCTCACCAAGCCCTACGCCTTCACCGAGCTGCTGGCGCGCATCGAGGCGCTGGCGCGGCGCAAGCAGACCGCCGAGTTCGAGGCGGTCTACCGTGTCGGCGATCTCGAACTCGACCGGCTGTCCCACACGGTGACGCGCGAGGGCAAGACCATCGTCCTGCAGCCGCGCGAGTTCCGCCTGCTGGAGTACCTGATGCGCCACGCCGGCCAGGTGGTTACGCGCACGATGCTGCTGGAGAACGTCTGGGACTACCATTTCGACCCGCAGACCAACGTCATCGACGTGCACATCTCGCGACTTCGCGGCAAGATCGACAAGTCGTTCAAGAGCCCGCTGGTGCATACCGTCCGGGGCGCCGGCTATGTGATCCGGGCGGACGCGGAGTAA